One stretch of Candidatus Saccharimonadales bacterium DNA includes these proteins:
- the gyrB gene encoding DNA topoisomerase (ATP-hydrolyzing) subunit B, translated as MAKQKIDDGSYDGSQIQVLEGLEPVRKRPGMYIGSTGYDGVHHLIKEIADNSIDEAIAGYASRVDVVLLEDGGVMVTDDGRGIPIDKHEKTGLSTLETVLTVLHAGGKFGGGGYKVSSGLHGVGASVVNALSTKLVAEVVQKGELYRIEFERGASLAPLKKVGKTDRPTGTTTVFYPDPTIFKETVEFDYEWVVNYLRHQAYLTKGIYVSVRDERTKQRAAFYFEGGIQSYVKHLNIGKDVVSDSVFYVERQVEDSMIEVAIQYNETFVETVKPFANNVLTPDGGTHLIGFRSAMTRVINDYARKSGLLKEKEDNLTGDDIREGLTAIILVKLPDPQFEGQTKNKLGNPEVRRYVEQVMNEYFSYYLDENPNVAKKIVGKSLLAARARKAARAARDNVIRKGALDGLSLPGKLSDCSSKNPADSELYIVEGDSAGGSAKSGRDSKTQAILPLRGKVLNVERARLDRMLNNNEIVSLIKAMGVGISDQFDINGLRYHRVIIMTDADVDGSHISTLLLTFLFRYMKEVIDGGYVYLAKPPLFLLRQGTKKVYAYSDEERDEIIAKMIAERREKGTAIDETADLTKQAGITLLQRYKGLGEMDAEQLWDTTMNPENRVLIQVKVEDAEKSDAIFTKLMGDQVDLRKSFIQSRAKSLSLEDLDI; from the coding sequence ATGGCTAAACAAAAAATAGACGACGGCTCATATGATGGGTCACAAATTCAAGTACTAGAGGGGCTTGAGCCAGTTCGCAAGCGTCCTGGTATGTATATTGGTAGTACCGGCTATGATGGTGTCCACCATCTTATTAAGGAAATCGCCGATAACTCAATAGACGAGGCAATCGCAGGATACGCAAGCCGCGTTGATGTTGTGCTTCTTGAAGACGGCGGGGTCATGGTAACGGATGATGGCCGTGGTATCCCTATAGACAAGCATGAGAAAACCGGCCTCAGTACGCTTGAGACCGTACTGACAGTACTTCACGCTGGTGGTAAATTCGGTGGCGGCGGGTATAAGGTATCCTCAGGTCTACACGGTGTGGGCGCGAGTGTCGTCAATGCCTTGTCGACGAAACTGGTTGCAGAGGTTGTGCAAAAGGGCGAACTATACCGTATTGAATTTGAACGTGGTGCTTCTTTGGCGCCACTGAAGAAGGTCGGTAAAACGGATCGTCCAACGGGTACGACGACAGTGTTCTATCCAGACCCAACCATTTTTAAAGAAACGGTAGAGTTTGACTACGAATGGGTAGTTAATTATCTTCGCCACCAGGCATATCTTACAAAAGGTATTTATGTTTCGGTACGTGACGAACGTACGAAGCAGCGAGCAGCATTTTACTTTGAGGGTGGTATCCAGAGCTACGTAAAGCACTTGAATATCGGTAAAGACGTCGTAAGTGACAGCGTGTTCTATGTAGAGCGCCAAGTTGAAGACTCGATGATAGAAGTCGCCATTCAATATAATGAAACCTTCGTTGAAACAGTAAAGCCGTTCGCTAACAACGTTCTCACCCCTGATGGAGGAACGCACCTTATCGGATTCCGTTCTGCGATGACCCGCGTTATTAACGACTACGCACGTAAAAGCGGCCTGTTGAAAGAAAAAGAAGATAACCTTACGGGTGATGACATCCGTGAAGGCTTGACTGCAATTATCCTCGTGAAGCTTCCTGACCCTCAATTTGAAGGACAGACGAAGAACAAGCTAGGTAACCCGGAAGTCCGGCGCTACGTTGAACAGGTGATGAATGAATACTTTAGTTATTACTTGGACGAAAATCCAAACGTTGCTAAAAAGATCGTCGGCAAATCACTATTAGCTGCTCGCGCACGAAAAGCAGCCCGCGCAGCCCGTGACAATGTTATCCGAAAGGGTGCATTAGACGGTCTAAGCCTGCCAGGTAAACTATCTGACTGCTCAAGCAAAAACCCAGCAGATTCAGAACTTTACATCGTAGAGGGTGACTCGGCTGGTGGATCTGCCAAATCAGGCCGCGACAGCAAGACGCAGGCGATTTTACCACTTCGAGGTAAGGTACTGAACGTTGAACGTGCACGACTCGACCGTATGCTTAATAATAATGAGATCGTGAGTCTCATTAAGGCAATGGGTGTCGGCATTAGCGACCAATTTGATATTAATGGCCTACGTTATCACCGTGTCATTATCATGACCGACGCCGATGTTGACGGTAGCCACATTTCGACACTCCTTTTGACCTTCCTCTTTAGATATATGAAAGAGGTAATTGATGGCGGGTATGTGTATCTTGCAAAACCCCCGTTGTTTTTGTTACGTCAGGGAACAAAGAAAGTTTATGCCTACAGCGACGAAGAGCGTGATGAGATTATCGCAAAGATGATTGCCGAACGCCGCGAAAAGGGTACTGCAATTGATGAGACGGCAGACCTTACTAAGCAAGCGGGCATTACACTTCTCCAGCGCTATAAGGGTCTAGGTGAAATGGACGCTGAACAGTTATGGGATACGACAATGAATCCTGAAAACCGCGTACTGATACAGGTAAAAGTAGAAGACGCCGAGAAAAGTGATGCAATTTTTACAAAGCTAATGGGTGATCAAGTAGATCTTCGTAAAAGCTTTATCCAAAGCCGTGCGAAATCACTAAGCCTAGAGGATCTGGATATTTAG